In the genome of Drosophila pseudoobscura strain MV-25-SWS-2005 chromosome 3, UCI_Dpse_MV25, whole genome shotgun sequence, one region contains:
- the Patronin gene encoding patronin isoform X7 — protein sequence MDAAESQEIRQARQRASVKWLLSKAFNNRVPDNLKEPFYRDHENQERLKPQIIVELGNATLYCQTLSNLYSDPNYQSLNHWSIIQTLARKGVPVAESSDMPITETVLIQTNPLRINAHMSVIESLMVLYAKEISSGDRIMSAIRRISGSNYQTPPGQTYEQALLAWISHACAALKKRIIKEVETGLPDENGTRLQTPDIPPVRDFQDLCDGICLALLIAYYCPKVVPWTMVRINYLPAVEDSIHNILLVSNFSQKHLPYGVFHMTPEDVTFMRGSMKLNLVLLLTDLFNLFEIHPAKCVCYPGMDGQDVIARRTLGANEHGICHRRGLTMQPVMPIPDLRSDLDQPPVGSPSNRPPFQVPHSNSFSGGLNRRSTPPNEHQQQQHQQTVVQANSNHFDGNQGEAFVVHKSRGITTLSSMHSQQQQQHHHQQQHQQQQQFHQQQQSQLQQQLQQQQQQQQQEPLVPARLRQAKEKTNVESKADERGDFVAAGRPSNWEQSRRPSFAGRRSRRNSSSEDSQLTIENFGGSQDQLHTLGGRFDRDRERDRDRDRERKFSNTSIAEPAVAVRSSIADARGTLQLGYDTDSGSEKQDRETEKYSMRRQASVDNVPTVSAHNLSNASSPLPQARNKQHSSDKDYSHSVADTYNDARSSAYDPESTPVRKSSTSSMPASPAAWQLDVGDEDMRSLENATKLSTIRMKLEEKRRRIEQDKRKIEMALLRHQEKEDLESCPEVMKWETMSNESKRTPDMDPVDLDKYQVGEQSIAIMNMNLQDIQQDIHRLATQQSQMQAQHLQAQQLLQAQQIANMLNQAYNAPVSAYSSRPPSRDPYQQQHQQQQPMAMPQPMQFVNEHGQYMSPPQPSHYQPQSIYSDNGAPYNNHSPHYGAAAPPQYRSSVVFDDYGQPTNHFYLHESSPQAQPQVHPQRRTWAHSAAAAAYEQQQQIQQPMVDVNAWQSQQQQQQHHQQQKKAQQPWMNRPPSSAGGAAQGSFMLHQNGGGGAGGGGGGGGELQHLFQVQASPQHSQRQLGGGANGVQRQQSLTNLRDNRSPKSQHQPQTMGMAMQQEDMMAPQSICFIGDEEDVDEVERNIIESMQATRISDFVLQQQQQQQHHQQQLQLQQQQQRLQGGRGSSSEDYDSGEMISNKLNITSGNLTYRIPSPSRPSIQANSFQDPRDSEDQPAEKGFYISFDDDQPKRPKPPLRAKRSPKKEALPLGGSSSSIRDRDSVDHQTLLKRESLSQLHNNNNNNGSEDGHKSAGANRHSIHGLNHSNSVKSPGNATYNKYTDEAPIQLRHLAVSGSDPFGHEPHPHPHPQPMQQQPMSPTRIQQSNNSAEAAKNKALVIGADATNLDPESVDEMERRKEKIMLLSLQRRQQQEEAKARKEIEASQKREKEREKEEERARKKEDQMARRAAILEQHRLKKAIEEAEREGKTLDRPDLHVKLQPQSSSATNPRLRQQRTTRPRPKTIHVDDASVDISEASSISSRGKKGSSSNLTGYGQLSSNSMKRDYYRGSQDSLTVKESPDDYPSTSSTPIGRRGSYKTSREPAAVERGRTLSRISVAKGSTLNFRGRKSNSLMNLCDTDSGLGRATPPRRAPSPGMGASGRHMPSPSGPGSLPPGLISKRRGFDDGSSDFSLTPNFNMEYSGPKLYKQPAAKSNRGIILNAVEYCVFPGAVNREAKQKVLEKIARSEAKHFLVLFRDAGCQFRALYSYMPESGDQVTKLYGTGPSQVDEVMFDKFFKYNSGGKCFSQVHTKHLTVTIDAFTIHNSLWQGKRVQLPSKKDMALVI from the exons ATGGATGCCGCCGAATCACAGGAAATACGACAG GCTCGTCAACGCGCTTCCGTCAAGTGGCTGCTCTCGAAGGCCTTCAACAATCGCGTGCCGGACAACCTGAAGGAGCCCTTCTATCGCGACCATGAGAATCAGGAGCGCCTCAAGCCCCAGATCATTGTGGAGCTGGGCAACGCCACGCTGTACTGCCAGACGTTGTCCAATCTGTACTCAGATCCCAACTACCAAAGCTTGAATCACTGGTCAATAATACAGACGCTAGCGCGCAAGGGTGTCCCGGTGGCCGAGTCCTCGGACATGCCCATTACCGAAACGGTATTAATTCAAACGAATCCGTTGCGAATT AACGCCCACATGTCTGTGATAGAATCGCTGATGGTTTTGTATGCCAAGGAGATATCATCGGGTGACCGCATCATGTCGGCCATCAGAAG AATATCTGGCAGCAATTACCAGACGCCTCCTGGCCAAACGTATGAGCAAGCTCTGCTGGCTTGGATTTCGCATGCCTGCGCCGCTCTGAAGAAGCGCATCATCAAGGAGGTGGAGACAGGGCTGCCCGATGAGAAT GGCACGCGTCTGCAGACGCCGGACATACCGCCAGTGAGGGACTTCCAGGATCTGTGCGATGGCATCTGCCTGGCGCTGCTCATCGCCTACTACTGCCCCAAGGTGGTGCCCTGGACGATGGTGCGCATCAACTATCTGCCCGCTGTCGAGGACTCCATACACAATATCCTGCTCGTGAGCAATTTCTCACAGAAGCATCTGCCATATGGCGTCTTCCACATGACGCCCGAGGATGTGACCTTCATGAGGGG ATCGATGAAACTGAATCTGGTACTGCTGCTCACGGATCTGTTCAATCTGTTCGAGATACATCCGGCGAAGTGTGTCTGCTACCCGGGCATGGATGGTCAGG ATGTCATCGCCCGGCGCACCTTGGGCGCCAATGAGCACGGAATCTGCCACCGACGGGGCCTCACAATGCAGCCCGTTATGCCCATACCCGATCTCCGCAGCGATCTCGACCAGCCGCCCGTTGGCTCGCCCTCGAATCGGCCGCCATTTCAAG TTCCGCATTCGAATTCATTCAGCGGCGGCTTAAATCGCAGATCCACCCCGCCAAAcgaacaccaacaacaacaacaccaacagacGGTTGTTCAAGCAAATTCGAATCATTTCGATGGTAATCAAGGCGAAG CCTTCGTCGTGCACAAGTCGCGTGGCATCACCACACTCTCATCCATGcactcgcagcagcagcagcaacaccaccaccaacagcagcatcagcaacagcaacagttccaccagcagcagcagtcgcagctacagcaacagctacagcagcaacagcagcagcagcagcaggagccctTGGTTCCGGCTCGCTTGCGTCAGGCTAAAGAAAAGACCAATGTCGAGTCCAAGGCGGATGAGAGAG GCGATTTTGTCGCTGCGGGTCGACCAAGTAACTGGGAACAGAGCCGTCGGCCAAGCTTTGCAG GGCGCCGCTCGCGCAGGAACTCCTCCAGCGAGGACTCTCAGCTGACCATCGAGAACTTTGGCGGCTCCCAGGATCAGCTGCACACGCTGGGAGGCAGATTCGATCGGGATCGCGAACGGGAccgagacagggacagggagcgGAAGTTTTCCAACACCAGCATAG CTGAACCCGCTGTGGCCGTGCGCTCCTCCATTGCCGATGCCCGGGGCACGCTGCAGCTTGGCTACGACACGGATTCGGGCTCGGAGAAGCAGGACCGCGAGACGGAGAAGTATTCAATGCGTCGGCAGGCGAG TGTCGACAATGTGCCCACGGTGTCGGCTCACAATCTATCGAATGCGAGCAGCCCCTTGCCACAGGCACGGAACAAGCAACATTCCAGCGACAAAGACTACAGCCACAGCGTGGCGGACACCTACAACGACGCCCGCTCCAGTGCCTACGATCCGGAGAGCACCCCAGTGCGCAAGTCCTCCACCAGCAGCATGCCAGCGAGCCCCGCAGCCTGGCAGCTGGACGTGGGCGATGAGGACATGCGCTCGCTGGAGAACGCCACCAAGCTGTCCACCATACGCATGAAGCTGGAGGAGAAGCGTCGTCGCATTGAGCAGGACAAGCGGAAGATCGAAATGGCCCTGCTCAGGCACCAGGAGAAG GAGGATCTGGAATCTTGTCCGGAGGTTATGAAGTGGGAAACCATGAGCAATGAATCGAAGCGCACGCCGGACATGGATCCCGTTGACTTGGACAAGTACCAGGTGGGTGAG CAAAGCATCGCCATCATGAACATGAATCTGCAGGATATCCAGCAGGATATCCACCGCCTGGCCACGCAGCAGAGCCAGATGCAGGCCCAGCACCTGCAGGCGCAGCAGCTCCTGCAGGCCCAGCAAATAGCCAATATGCTGAACCAG GCCTACAATGCCCCAGTCAGTGCGTACAGCTCCCGTCCGCCCAGCCGCGATCCCtatcagcagcaacaccagcagcagcagcccatgGCCATGCCCCAGCCGATGCAGTTCGTCAATGAGCACGGCCAGTACATGTCGCCGCCGCAGCCCTCCCACTACCAGCCGCAGAGCATCTACAGCGACAATGGAGCGCCCTACAACAACCACTCGCCGCACTACGGAGCGGCTGCTCCTCCGCAGTACAGGAGCAGTGTGGTCTTCGATGACTATGGCCAGCCCACGAACCACTTCTACCTGCATGAGTCCTcgccacaggcacagccacaggtCCATCCCCAGCGCCGCACCTGGGCGCactcagcagcagccgccgcctacgagcagcagcagcagatacagCAGCCGATGGTGGATGTGAATGCGTGGCagtcacagcagcagcagcaacagcaccaccagcagcagaagaaggcccAGCAGCCCTGGATGAACAGGCCTCCCTCCAGCGCGGGAGGAGCGGCCCAGGGCAGCTTTATGCTGCACCAGAACGGGGGAGGAGGTGCTggaggtggtggcggcggcggaggcgagCTCCAGCATCTGTTCCAGGTGCAGGCCTCGCCGCAGCACTCGCAGCGCCAGTTGGGTGGGGGGGCCAACGGGGTGCAGAGACAGCAGTCACTGACCAATCTGCGCGACAATCGCTCGCCCAAGTCCCAGCACCAGCCGCAGACCATGGGCATGGCCATGCAGCAGGAGGACATGATGGCACCGCAGAGCATTTGCTTCATtggcgacgaggaggatgtGGACGAGGTGGAGCGCAACATCATCGAGTCCATGCAGGCCACACGCATCTCGGACTTTgtgcttcagcagcagcagcaacagcaacatcaccagcagcaactgcaactgcagcagcagcagcagcgtctgcAGGGCGGAAGGGGCAGTAGTTCGGAGGACTACGACAGCGGCGAGATGATTTCCAACAAGCTGAACATCACCAGCGGAAATCTCACCTACCGCATACCTTCGCCCTCGCGCCCCTCCATTCAGGCCAACAGTTTCCAGGACCCGCGCGACAGCGAGGATCAGCCGGCCGAGAAGGGCTTCTACATCTCCTTCGACGACGACCAGCCCAAGCGTCCAAAGCCGCCGCTGCGCGCCAAGCGCTCGCCCAAGAAGGAGGCCCTGCCGTtgggcggcagcagcagcagcatccgggacagggacagcgTGGACCACCAGACTCTTCTCAAACGGGAGTCCCTAAGTCAACtgcacaacaacaataacaacaacggCAGCGAGGATGGCCACAAGTCAGCAGGGGCCAACAGGCACAGCATCCACGGCCTCAACCACTCCAACAGTGTCAAATCGCCCGGTAATGCCACCTACAACAAGTACACGGACGAGGCGCCCATCCAACTACGCCATCTGGCCGTATCGGGCTCGGATCCATTTGGCCATgagccacacccacatccacacccacagcccatgcagcagcagcccatgTCACCCACGCGAATCCAGCAGAGCAACAACAGTGCCGAGGCGGCCAAGAACAAGGCGCTGGTGATTGGAGCCGACGCCACCAACCTAGATCCG GAGTCTGTGGATGAAATGGAGCGACGAAAAGAGAAGATCATGCTGCTGTCCCTGCAGCGGcgtcagcagcaggaggaggccaaGGCACGCAAGGAGATAGAGGCCTCGCAGAAGCGGGAAAAGGAgcgggagaaggaggaggagcgcgcACGCAAGAAGGAGGATCAAATGGCGCGACGAGCGGCCATATTGGAACAGCATAGACTCAAGAAAGCCATCGAAGAGGCCGAAAGAGAG GGTAAAACCCTGGATCGGCCCGATCTGCATGTGAAACTGCAACCCCAGTCATCTAGTGCAACGAATCCGCGACTCCGGCAGCAGCGCACGACACGTCCCAGGCCCAAGACCATTCATGTGGACGATGCCAGTGTGGACATCAGTGAGGCTTCGAGCATCTCTAGTCGGGGCAAGAAGGGCTCCAGCTCGAATCTAACCG GCTACGGTCAACTAAGCTCAAATTCAATGAAAAGAGATTATTACAGGGGCTCGCAAGACTCCCTCACAGTGAAAG AGTCACCCGATGATTATCCCAGTACAAGTTCAACTCCGATTGGGCGACGGGGATCCTATAAAACTTCCAGAG AGCCAGCAGCCGTCGAGCGGGGCCGCACTCTGTCGCGTATCTCCGTCGCTAAGGGGAGCACACTTAATTTCCGGGGCCGAAAGTCCAATTCGCTAATGAATCTGTGCG ACACAGATTCGGGACTGGGACGCGCCACACCGCCGAGGCGCGCACCCTCGCCTGGAATGGGCGCTTCAGGTAGGCATATGCCATCCCCCTCTGGACCGGGCTCTTTGCCGCCAGGTTTGATATCGAAACGTCGCGGATTTGATGATGGATCCAGCGATTTCTCATTAACTCCGAATTTTAACATGGAATATTCGG GTCCAAAACTCTACAAGCAACCAGCGGCCAAATCCAATCGCGGCATTATACTGAATGCCGTCGAATACTGCGTCTTTCCGGGCGCCGTCAACCGTGAGGCCAAACAGAAAGTGCTCGAGAAGATAGCACGCTCGGAGGCGAAACACTTCCTAGTACTCTTCCGCGATGCGGGCTGCCAGTTCCGCGCCCTCTACAGCTACATGCCCGAGTCCGGGGACCAGGTGACCAAGCTGTACGGCACCGGACCTAGTCAAGTAGACGAAGTCATGTTCGATAAGTTCTTCAA ATACAACTCAGGGGGCAAGTGCTTCTCGCAAGTGCACACCAAGCATCTGACCGTCACCATCGACGCCTTCACAATACACAACTCGCTCTGGCAGGGCAAGCGGGTGCAGTTGCCCAGCAAAAAGGACATGGCGCTTGTGATCTAA
- the Patronin gene encoding patronin isoform X12, which translates to MDAAESQEIRQARQRASVKWLLSKAFNNRVPDNLKEPFYRDHENQERLKPQIIVELGNATLYCQTLSNLYSDPNYQSLNHWSIIQTLARKGVPVAESSDMPITETVLIQTNPLRINAHMSVIESLMVLYAKEISSGDRIMSAIRRISGSNYQTPPGQTYEQALLAWISHACAALKKRIIKEVETGLPDENGTRLQTPDIPPVRDFQDLCDGICLALLIAYYCPKVVPWTMVRINYLPAVEDSIHNILLVSNFSQKHLPYGVFHMTPEDVTFMRGSMKLNLVLLLTDLFNLFEIHPAKCVCYPGMDGQDVIARRTLGANEHGICHRRGLTMQPVMPIPDLRSDLDQPPVGSPSNRPPFQVPHSNSFSGGLNRRSTPPNEHQQQQHQQTVVQANSNHFDGNQGEAFVVHKSRGITTLSSMHSQQQQQHHHQQQHQQQQQFHQQQQSQLQQQLQQQQQQQQQEPLVPARLRQAKEKTNVESKADERGDFVAAGRPSNWEQSRRPSFAGRRSRRNSSSEDSQLTIENFGGSQDQLHTLGGRFDRDRERDRDRDRERKFSNTSIAEPAVAVRSSIADARGTLQLGYDTDSGSEKQDRETEKYSMRRQASVDNVPTVSAHNLSNASSPLPQARNKQHSSDKDYSHSVADTYNDARSSAYDPESTPVRKSSTSSMPASPAAWQLDVGDEDMRSLENATKLSTIRMKLEEKRRRIEQDKRKIEMALLRHQEKEDLESCPEVMKWETMSNESKRTPDMDPVDLDKYQVGEQQQTYGSQQHLSDHHYQQQQRPMQQSFGSSPHLPQAYNAPVSAYSSRPPSRDPYQQQHQQQQPMAMPQPMQFVNEHGQYMSPPQPSHYQPQSIYSDNGAPYNNHSPHYGAAAPPQYRSSVVFDDYGQPTNHFYLHESSPQAQPQVHPQRRTWAHSAAAAAYEQQQQIQQPMVDVNAWQSQQQQQQHHQQQKKAQQPWMNRPPSSAGGAAQGSFMLHQNGGGGAGGGGGGGGELQHLFQVQASPQHSQRQLGGGANGVQRQQSLTNLRDNRSPKSQHQPQTMGMAMQQEDMMAPQSICFIGDEEDVDEVERNIIESMQATRISDFVLQQQQQQQHHQQQLQLQQQQQRLQGGRGSSSEDYDSGEMISNKLNITSGNLTYRIPSPSRPSIQANSFQDPRDSEDQPAEKGFYISFDDDQPKRPKPPLRAKRSPKKEALPLGGSSSSIRDRDSVDHQTLLKRESLSQLHNNNNNNGSEDGHKSAGANRHSIHGLNHSNSVKSPGNATYNKYTDEAPIQLRHLAVSGSDPFGHEPHPHPHPQPMQQQPMSPTRIQQSNNSAEAAKNKALVIGADATNLDPESVDEMERRKEKIMLLSLQRRQQQEEAKARKEIEASQKREKEREKEEERARKKEDQMARRAAILEQHRLKKAIEEAEREGKTLDRPDLHVKLQPQSSSATNPRLRQQRTTRPRPKTIHVDDASVDISEASSISSRGKKGSSSNLTGYGQLSSNSMKRDYYRGSQDSLTVKESPDDYPSTSSTPIGRRGSYKTSREPAAVERGRTLSRISVAKGSTLNFRGRKSNSLMNLCDTDSGLGRATPPRRAPSPGMGASGRHMPSPSGPGSLPPGLISKRRGFDDGSSDFSLTPNFNMEYSGPKLYKQPAAKSNRGIILNAVEYCVFPGAVNREAKQKVLEKIARSEAKHFLVLFRDAGCQFRALYSYMPESGDQVTKLYGTGPSQVDEVMFDKFFKYNSGGKCFSQVHTKHLTVTIDAFTIHNSLWQGKRVQLPSKKDMALVI; encoded by the exons ATGGATGCCGCCGAATCACAGGAAATACGACAG GCTCGTCAACGCGCTTCCGTCAAGTGGCTGCTCTCGAAGGCCTTCAACAATCGCGTGCCGGACAACCTGAAGGAGCCCTTCTATCGCGACCATGAGAATCAGGAGCGCCTCAAGCCCCAGATCATTGTGGAGCTGGGCAACGCCACGCTGTACTGCCAGACGTTGTCCAATCTGTACTCAGATCCCAACTACCAAAGCTTGAATCACTGGTCAATAATACAGACGCTAGCGCGCAAGGGTGTCCCGGTGGCCGAGTCCTCGGACATGCCCATTACCGAAACGGTATTAATTCAAACGAATCCGTTGCGAATT AACGCCCACATGTCTGTGATAGAATCGCTGATGGTTTTGTATGCCAAGGAGATATCATCGGGTGACCGCATCATGTCGGCCATCAGAAG AATATCTGGCAGCAATTACCAGACGCCTCCTGGCCAAACGTATGAGCAAGCTCTGCTGGCTTGGATTTCGCATGCCTGCGCCGCTCTGAAGAAGCGCATCATCAAGGAGGTGGAGACAGGGCTGCCCGATGAGAAT GGCACGCGTCTGCAGACGCCGGACATACCGCCAGTGAGGGACTTCCAGGATCTGTGCGATGGCATCTGCCTGGCGCTGCTCATCGCCTACTACTGCCCCAAGGTGGTGCCCTGGACGATGGTGCGCATCAACTATCTGCCCGCTGTCGAGGACTCCATACACAATATCCTGCTCGTGAGCAATTTCTCACAGAAGCATCTGCCATATGGCGTCTTCCACATGACGCCCGAGGATGTGACCTTCATGAGGGG ATCGATGAAACTGAATCTGGTACTGCTGCTCACGGATCTGTTCAATCTGTTCGAGATACATCCGGCGAAGTGTGTCTGCTACCCGGGCATGGATGGTCAGG ATGTCATCGCCCGGCGCACCTTGGGCGCCAATGAGCACGGAATCTGCCACCGACGGGGCCTCACAATGCAGCCCGTTATGCCCATACCCGATCTCCGCAGCGATCTCGACCAGCCGCCCGTTGGCTCGCCCTCGAATCGGCCGCCATTTCAAG TTCCGCATTCGAATTCATTCAGCGGCGGCTTAAATCGCAGATCCACCCCGCCAAAcgaacaccaacaacaacaacaccaacagacGGTTGTTCAAGCAAATTCGAATCATTTCGATGGTAATCAAGGCGAAG CCTTCGTCGTGCACAAGTCGCGTGGCATCACCACACTCTCATCCATGcactcgcagcagcagcagcaacaccaccaccaacagcagcatcagcaacagcaacagttccaccagcagcagcagtcgcagctacagcaacagctacagcagcaacagcagcagcagcagcaggagccctTGGTTCCGGCTCGCTTGCGTCAGGCTAAAGAAAAGACCAATGTCGAGTCCAAGGCGGATGAGAGAG GCGATTTTGTCGCTGCGGGTCGACCAAGTAACTGGGAACAGAGCCGTCGGCCAAGCTTTGCAG GGCGCCGCTCGCGCAGGAACTCCTCCAGCGAGGACTCTCAGCTGACCATCGAGAACTTTGGCGGCTCCCAGGATCAGCTGCACACGCTGGGAGGCAGATTCGATCGGGATCGCGAACGGGAccgagacagggacagggagcgGAAGTTTTCCAACACCAGCATAG CTGAACCCGCTGTGGCCGTGCGCTCCTCCATTGCCGATGCCCGGGGCACGCTGCAGCTTGGCTACGACACGGATTCGGGCTCGGAGAAGCAGGACCGCGAGACGGAGAAGTATTCAATGCGTCGGCAGGCGAG TGTCGACAATGTGCCCACGGTGTCGGCTCACAATCTATCGAATGCGAGCAGCCCCTTGCCACAGGCACGGAACAAGCAACATTCCAGCGACAAAGACTACAGCCACAGCGTGGCGGACACCTACAACGACGCCCGCTCCAGTGCCTACGATCCGGAGAGCACCCCAGTGCGCAAGTCCTCCACCAGCAGCATGCCAGCGAGCCCCGCAGCCTGGCAGCTGGACGTGGGCGATGAGGACATGCGCTCGCTGGAGAACGCCACCAAGCTGTCCACCATACGCATGAAGCTGGAGGAGAAGCGTCGTCGCATTGAGCAGGACAAGCGGAAGATCGAAATGGCCCTGCTCAGGCACCAGGAGAAG GAGGATCTGGAATCTTGTCCGGAGGTTATGAAGTGGGAAACCATGAGCAATGAATCGAAGCGCACGCCGGACATGGATCCCGTTGACTTGGACAAGTACCAGGTGGGTGAG cagcaacagacgTATGGGTCGCAGCAGCACCTGTCTGACCACcactaccagcagcagcagagacccATGCAGCAAAGCTTTGGCTCATCGCCGCATCTTCCGCAGGCCTACAATGCCCCAGTCAGTGCGTACAGCTCCCGTCCGCCCAGCCGCGATCCCtatcagcagcaacaccagcagcagcagcccatgGCCATGCCCCAGCCGATGCAGTTCGTCAATGAGCACGGCCAGTACATGTCGCCGCCGCAGCCCTCCCACTACCAGCCGCAGAGCATCTACAGCGACAATGGAGCGCCCTACAACAACCACTCGCCGCACTACGGAGCGGCTGCTCCTCCGCAGTACAGGAGCAGTGTGGTCTTCGATGACTATGGCCAGCCCACGAACCACTTCTACCTGCATGAGTCCTcgccacaggcacagccacaggtCCATCCCCAGCGCCGCACCTGGGCGCactcagcagcagccgccgcctacgagcagcagcagcagatacagCAGCCGATGGTGGATGTGAATGCGTGGCagtcacagcagcagcagcaacagcaccaccagcagcagaagaaggcccAGCAGCCCTGGATGAACAGGCCTCCCTCCAGCGCGGGAGGAGCGGCCCAGGGCAGCTTTATGCTGCACCAGAACGGGGGAGGAGGTGCTggaggtggtggcggcggcggaggcgagCTCCAGCATCTGTTCCAGGTGCAGGCCTCGCCGCAGCACTCGCAGCGCCAGTTGGGTGGGGGGGCCAACGGGGTGCAGAGACAGCAGTCACTGACCAATCTGCGCGACAATCGCTCGCCCAAGTCCCAGCACCAGCCGCAGACCATGGGCATGGCCATGCAGCAGGAGGACATGATGGCACCGCAGAGCATTTGCTTCATtggcgacgaggaggatgtGGACGAGGTGGAGCGCAACATCATCGAGTCCATGCAGGCCACACGCATCTCGGACTTTgtgcttcagcagcagcagcaacagcaacatcaccagcagcaactgcaactgcagcagcagcagcagcgtctgcAGGGCGGAAGGGGCAGTAGTTCGGAGGACTACGACAGCGGCGAGATGATTTCCAACAAGCTGAACATCACCAGCGGAAATCTCACCTACCGCATACCTTCGCCCTCGCGCCCCTCCATTCAGGCCAACAGTTTCCAGGACCCGCGCGACAGCGAGGATCAGCCGGCCGAGAAGGGCTTCTACATCTCCTTCGACGACGACCAGCCCAAGCGTCCAAAGCCGCCGCTGCGCGCCAAGCGCTCGCCCAAGAAGGAGGCCCTGCCGTtgggcggcagcagcagcagcatccgggacagggacagcgTGGACCACCAGACTCTTCTCAAACGGGAGTCCCTAAGTCAACtgcacaacaacaataacaacaacggCAGCGAGGATGGCCACAAGTCAGCAGGGGCCAACAGGCACAGCATCCACGGCCTCAACCACTCCAACAGTGTCAAATCGCCCGGTAATGCCACCTACAACAAGTACACGGACGAGGCGCCCATCCAACTACGCCATCTGGCCGTATCGGGCTCGGATCCATTTGGCCATgagccacacccacatccacacccacagcccatgcagcagcagcccatgTCACCCACGCGAATCCAGCAGAGCAACAACAGTGCCGAGGCGGCCAAGAACAAGGCGCTGGTGATTGGAGCCGACGCCACCAACCTAGATCCG GAGTCTGTGGATGAAATGGAGCGACGAAAAGAGAAGATCATGCTGCTGTCCCTGCAGCGGcgtcagcagcaggaggaggccaaGGCACGCAAGGAGATAGAGGCCTCGCAGAAGCGGGAAAAGGAgcgggagaaggaggaggagcgcgcACGCAAGAAGGAGGATCAAATGGCGCGACGAGCGGCCATATTGGAACAGCATAGACTCAAGAAAGCCATCGAAGAGGCCGAAAGAGAG GGTAAAACCCTGGATCGGCCCGATCTGCATGTGAAACTGCAACCCCAGTCATCTAGTGCAACGAATCCGCGACTCCGGCAGCAGCGCACGACACGTCCCAGGCCCAAGACCATTCATGTGGACGATGCCAGTGTGGACATCAGTGAGGCTTCGAGCATCTCTAGTCGGGGCAAGAAGGGCTCCAGCTCGAATCTAACCG GCTACGGTCAACTAAGCTCAAATTCAATGAAAAGAGATTATTACAGGGGCTCGCAAGACTCCCTCACAGTGAAAG AGTCACCCGATGATTATCCCAGTACAAGTTCAACTCCGATTGGGCGACGGGGATCCTATAAAACTTCCAGAG AGCCAGCAGCCGTCGAGCGGGGCCGCACTCTGTCGCGTATCTCCGTCGCTAAGGGGAGCACACTTAATTTCCGGGGCCGAAAGTCCAATTCGCTAATGAATCTGTGCG ACACAGATTCGGGACTGGGACGCGCCACACCGCCGAGGCGCGCACCCTCGCCTGGAATGGGCGCTTCAGGTAGGCATATGCCATCCCCCTCTGGACCGGGCTCTTTGCCGCCAGGTTTGATATCGAAACGTCGCGGATTTGATGATGGATCCAGCGATTTCTCATTAACTCCGAATTTTAACATGGAATATTCGG GTCCAAAACTCTACAAGCAACCAGCGGCCAAATCCAATCGCGGCATTATACTGAATGCCGTCGAATACTGCGTCTTTCCGGGCGCCGTCAACCGTGAGGCCAAACAGAAAGTGCTCGAGAAGATAGCACGCTCGGAGGCGAAACACTTCCTAGTACTCTTCCGCGATGCGGGCTGCCAGTTCCGCGCCCTCTACAGCTACATGCCCGAGTCCGGGGACCAGGTGACCAAGCTGTACGGCACCGGACCTAGTCAAGTAGACGAAGTCATGTTCGATAAGTTCTTCAA ATACAACTCAGGGGGCAAGTGCTTCTCGCAAGTGCACACCAAGCATCTGACCGTCACCATCGACGCCTTCACAATACACAACTCGCTCTGGCAGGGCAAGCGGGTGCAGTTGCCCAGCAAAAAGGACATGGCGCTTGTGATCTAA